The following are from one region of the Methanospirillum hungatei genome:
- a CDS encoding transketolase C-terminal domain-containing protein produces MKAILEGSHAIAEAVRLVKPDVISAYPITPQTHIVERLAEMVAEGELESEYICVESEFSALSACVGASAAGSRVYSATSSQGLLFMAEVCFNAAGMRQPIVMSIANRAVSAPLSIWNDQQDSLCLRDSGWIQLYAEDVQESFDLHILAYKVAEDHRVLLPVFVCFDGFIISHTYEPVDIPDEKEVQAYLPPYDPVNKLDADEPLSMGMYATPEYYMEFRYEMDQAMVRALSVLKQAGKEFKEQFGRDYSELVESYKLEDAEVAIVAMGSICGTIKDAVDEMRSEGKKVGLLKIRAFRPFPAEDVKNALKGIKKIGVFEKNISIGSRMKGAVGYEVKDAIGDSSVQVLSYVAGLGGRDIRILDIKKMTDAIEAGNGDCFFGLREELI; encoded by the coding sequence ATGAAAGCTATCCTTGAAGGCTCTCATGCAATAGCAGAGGCAGTACGGCTGGTAAAACCTGATGTCATCTCTGCGTATCCAATCACTCCTCAGACACACATCGTTGAGCGACTTGCAGAAATGGTGGCAGAGGGAGAACTTGAAAGTGAATATATCTGTGTTGAAAGTGAGTTCTCTGCTCTTTCAGCATGTGTTGGAGCCTCTGCAGCAGGATCACGGGTATACTCTGCAACATCCTCACAGGGTCTTTTGTTTATGGCCGAGGTATGTTTCAATGCAGCAGGTATGCGTCAGCCAATTGTAATGTCAATTGCGAACCGTGCGGTCAGTGCCCCGCTCTCTATCTGGAATGATCAACAGGATTCATTGTGTCTTCGCGATTCCGGATGGATCCAGCTGTATGCAGAAGATGTGCAGGAGAGTTTTGATCTCCATATCCTTGCATATAAAGTTGCAGAGGATCACCGGGTACTCCTGCCGGTCTTTGTATGTTTTGACGGATTTATTATCTCACACACCTATGAACCAGTTGATATTCCTGACGAAAAGGAAGTCCAGGCATACCTTCCGCCCTATGATCCGGTAAACAAACTGGATGCAGATGAGCCACTCAGCATGGGAATGTATGCAACTCCTGAATACTACATGGAATTCAGGTATGAGATGGATCAGGCCATGGTCCGTGCTCTCTCAGTATTAAAACAAGCCGGAAAAGAGTTCAAGGAACAGTTCGGACGCGATTATAGCGAACTTGTCGAATCATACAAACTTGAAGATGCAGAAGTTGCCATCGTTGCAATGGGATCTATCTGTGGTACTATCAAGGATGCTGTGGATGAGATGCGTTCCGAAGGGAAAAAGGTTGGATTGCTTAAGATCAGAGCTTTTCGTCCGTTCCCTGCTGAAGACGTAAAAAATGCCCTGAAAGGAATTAAAAAGATCGGGGTGTTTGAAAAGAATATCTCGATTGGTTCCCGGATGAAGGGAGCAGTCGGGTATGAGGTAAAGGATGCAATCGGTGACTCTTCTGTCCAGGTACTCAGCTATGTTGCAGGACTTGGTGGCCGGGATATCCGCATTCTTGATATTAAAAAGATGACTGACGCTATTGAGGCCGGAAATGGAGATTGTTTCTTCGGTCTTCGCGAGGAGCTGATCTAA
- a CDS encoding methanogenesis marker 12 protein, whose protein sequence is MFVGIDHGTTAMRFAGGGRVFKIPRSDAVSFRLSDLSHLTEGEEIEGFAITYSMGDNFSEITPIEHLTNRGLVSRDGAGEHTGGGTRVFDIIKESGIPAVAIPGLHRGSHTDPRFKVYSHQASPEKIGLAYEVVSHLGSTCIVSDISSNTVTLLMKDNQIIGGFDACIFAPGWVHGALDLDAIRAIDAGKITANDAFLHAGVRDTLPDSDRQSALAMFAAMECASLRLLAPNAPVALCGSRALSVSDEIKQLLCCDLLVLDEWTAAKGLSRIAEDIFSKNIRNILSIPVRL, encoded by the coding sequence ATGTTTGTCGGGATAGATCACGGAACAACTGCGATGCGATTTGCAGGCGGGGGACGTGTATTTAAAATTCCCCGGTCTGACGCAGTTTCATTCCGGCTCTCTGACCTTTCTCATCTGACTGAAGGGGAAGAGATAGAAGGATTTGCCATTACCTATTCGATGGGGGACAATTTTTCAGAGATAACCCCAATAGAGCATCTAACAAACCGTGGACTTGTCAGTAGGGATGGAGCAGGGGAACATACCGGTGGGGGCACCAGAGTTTTTGACATCATAAAAGAAAGCGGTATTCCAGCAGTAGCAATACCTGGCCTTCACCGGGGTTCACATACAGATCCACGGTTTAAAGTATATTCGCATCAGGCAAGCCCAGAAAAGATAGGTCTTGCATATGAGGTCGTTTCTCATCTTGGATCAACATGTATTGTCTCTGATATCAGCTCAAATACCGTCACTCTGCTCATGAAAGATAATCAGATCATCGGTGGATTTGATGCCTGCATCTTTGCACCAGGCTGGGTTCATGGCGCCCTTGATCTTGATGCCATCCGGGCAATAGATGCTGGAAAGATAACCGCAAACGATGCTTTCCTTCATGCAGGGGTCAGGGATACCCTCCCTGATTCAGATCGACAGTCTGCTCTTGCCATGTTTGCAGCCATGGAATGTGCATCGCTCCGACTTTTAGCCCCGAATGCACCGGTTGCGTTATGTGGAAGCAGGGCCCTTTCGGTTTCAGACGAAATTAAACAATTGTTATGTTGTGATCTGCTTGTTCTTGACGAATGGACGGCTGCGAAGGGGCTCTCAAGGATTGCAGAAGACATATTTTCAAAAAATATTAGAAATATTTTAAGCATCCCTGTCAGACTGTAA
- a CDS encoding NAD-dependent epimerase/dehydratase family protein: MRSIVTGGAGFIGSHLVDYLVSAGDDVIVIDSLVSGDINSIKGHLDANRIQLVSADLLSDGWQDHLKGAARVYHLAADPDVRESSVSPDKQLNNTIIATHRILEAMRKAQVPEIVFTSTSTVYGEATVIPTPESYTPMEPVSVYGASKLACEALISAYCHSFSMNSWVFRFANIIGARSGHGVITDFIKKLKANPHELEILGDGKQTKSYLEVGACIRAIMYVVSHTHDTVNTFNIGSEDWISVTDIADILTREMNLTPKFTYTGGSRGWIGDVPKMQLDISRLKSLGFIPELSSRESVRLAVQAALE, from the coding sequence ATGCGCAGTATTGTGACCGGCGGGGCAGGGTTTATCGGATCGCACCTGGTAGACTATCTGGTCAGTGCCGGTGACGACGTAATCGTCATTGACTCACTGGTTTCCGGTGATATCAACTCAATCAAAGGTCACCTTGATGCAAACCGAATACAATTGGTAAGCGCAGATCTCCTTTCAGATGGGTGGCAGGATCATCTCAAAGGTGCTGCCCGGGTTTATCACCTTGCAGCTGACCCGGATGTCAGAGAGAGTTCAGTCTCACCCGACAAGCAATTGAATAATACCATCATTGCAACTCACAGGATTCTTGAAGCAATGAGAAAAGCACAGGTCCCGGAGATAGTCTTTACATCCACCTCAACGGTATATGGAGAAGCAACAGTCATCCCAACTCCTGAGTCATACACTCCCATGGAGCCGGTGTCAGTATATGGGGCATCTAAATTAGCATGTGAAGCCCTCATCTCCGCATACTGTCACAGTTTCTCGATGAATTCATGGGTGTTCAGGTTTGCAAATATTATCGGAGCCAGATCAGGACATGGAGTTATCACAGATTTTATCAAGAAACTGAAAGCAAATCCACATGAACTAGAAATCCTGGGAGATGGGAAACAAACGAAATCATACCTTGAAGTAGGTGCCTGTATCAGGGCGATTATGTACGTCGTCTCCCACACTCACGATACCGTCAATACATTCAACATCGGTTCTGAAGACTGGATATCAGTTACAGATATTGCCGACATACTTACTCGGGAAATGAACCTTACTCCCAAATTTACGTATACCGGCGGAAGCAGAGGATGGATAGGTGATGTCCCAAAGATGCAGCTTGACATCTCCCGACTGAAAAGTCTTGGTTTTATCCCAGAATTATCAAGCAGGGAAAGCGTCAGACTGGCAGTGCAGGCAGCTCTGGAGTAG
- a CDS encoding response regulator — MEHTHRILIVEDEMVISMELAGTLRRLGYDIAGQVTRGEDAIEQAGLQKPSLILMDIRLQGEIDGIEAADTIRNLYDIPVVFLTAHSDENTLQRAIAAQPSGYLMKPFRDRELYSTIELSLHKHALRKKILPHFFILDRISSLPDSLPCLIISSDGMISGATDAAATLLGTTTGSLIQTRFDSLFATPPVFEPVVMPEAVKMKREDGTVIPITMSLGYITNTDGSLSGCLVVLTQRDDYV, encoded by the coding sequence ATGGAACACACACATCGGATACTCATTGTAGAAGACGAGATGGTTATCTCCATGGAGCTTGCAGGAACATTGCGGCGACTTGGATATGATATCGCCGGGCAGGTTACCAGAGGTGAAGATGCCATTGAGCAGGCTGGATTACAAAAACCTTCCCTTATTCTCATGGATATCAGGCTTCAGGGCGAGATTGACGGAATTGAAGCTGCTGACACAATCCGCAATCTGTATGACATTCCGGTTGTGTTTCTTACGGCACATTCTGATGAAAACACTCTTCAGCGAGCGATAGCAGCCCAGCCCTCCGGATACCTCATGAAACCATTCCGTGACCGTGAACTTTATTCAACGATAGAACTTTCGCTTCACAAACATGCACTCAGAAAGAAAATTCTGCCTCATTTCTTCATTCTTGATAGAATTTCAAGTTTGCCTGATTCTCTCCCATGCCTCATAATTTCATCAGATGGTATGATATCCGGGGCAACCGACGCAGCCGCTACATTACTGGGTACAACGACGGGTTCACTCATTCAAACAAGGTTTGATTCTTTGTTTGCAACACCCCCTGTATTTGAACCAGTTGTCATGCCTGAGGCTGTTAAGATGAAACGAGAAGACGGAACTGTGATTCCGATTACAATGAGCCTTGGTTATATCACGAATACGGATGGCTCATTATCCGGATGCCTGGTTGTATTAACCCAGAGGGATGACTATGTCTGA
- a CDS encoding cofactor-independent phosphoglycerate mutase, with product MSEKYCIILGDGMADEPLAELSGMTPLEAAHTPNMDYIAREGSMGLLKTVPEGYSPGSDIANLSVLGYDPVSCYTGRGALEAASMGITLGDEDVAYRCNLVTIRNGIIEDFNAGHISSEEGAALLTSLNKHLTGMICYPGISYRNLLVLPGGKGCESTAPHDVTGQQAELYLPKGSDAEKLLKAMEISREIFADHPVNRDRIRRGKNPATSIWPWSGGKRPAIQPFSEIFGLKGGIISAVDLLNGIGTYAKMEIIKVPGATGFIDTDYQAKARYAIEALKHLDFLFIHVEAPDEAGHMGSIEEKVKAIERVDEMIGTIMSQFTGRIAVLPDHPTPIRIKTHTADPVPFAILGKEKDTTTRFSEKEGQKGKYGLLPGTSLIPLLIS from the coding sequence ATGTCAGAAAAATATTGCATCATCTTAGGGGACGGTATGGCTGATGAGCCACTTGCGGAACTCTCCGGAATGACACCATTAGAAGCAGCACATACCCCCAACATGGATTATATTGCCAGGGAAGGTTCCATGGGTCTTTTAAAGACTGTGCCAGAAGGCTACTCTCCAGGAAGCGACATTGCAAATCTTTCTGTCCTTGGATATGATCCAGTATCCTGCTATACCGGACGAGGGGCACTTGAAGCGGCAAGTATGGGTATTACATTAGGTGATGAGGATGTGGCATACCGGTGTAACCTGGTAACCATTCGAAATGGAATCATCGAGGATTTTAACGCAGGACATATATCCAGTGAAGAGGGAGCTGCCCTCCTTACGAGTTTAAATAAGCATCTGACTGGAATGATCTGTTATCCAGGGATTAGTTACCGAAACCTCCTTGTGCTTCCCGGCGGAAAAGGGTGTGAATCTACCGCCCCCCATGATGTAACCGGTCAGCAGGCAGAGTTATATCTGCCAAAAGGTTCTGATGCAGAAAAACTCTTAAAGGCAATGGAGATCAGTAGAGAAATCTTTGCAGATCACCCGGTGAACCGCGACCGTATAAGGAGAGGGAAAAACCCTGCTACCTCAATATGGCCCTGGTCTGGTGGAAAACGTCCGGCAATACAACCATTTTCGGAGATCTTTGGCCTGAAAGGAGGCATCATTTCTGCTGTTGATCTCCTGAACGGGATTGGAACCTATGCGAAGATGGAGATCATAAAGGTTCCTGGTGCAACCGGTTTTATTGATACTGATTATCAAGCAAAAGCACGGTACGCCATTGAGGCATTAAAACATCTTGACTTTCTCTTCATCCATGTCGAAGCACCAGATGAAGCAGGACATATGGGAAGCATTGAAGAGAAGGTAAAAGCAATTGAACGGGTAGATGAGATGATTGGAACAATCATGAGCCAGTTTACCGGACGAATCGCAGTCCTGCCTGACCATCCGACGCCTATAAGAATTAAAACACACACCGCAGATCCGGTGCCATTTGCGATACTTGGAAAAGAGAAAGATACGACAACCAGATTTTCAGAAAAAGAGGGACAGAAAGGAAAATACGGCCTTCTTCCAGGCACATCTCTTATTCCTCTCCTTATCTCATAA
- a CDS encoding GNAT family N-acetyltransferase — protein sequence MSDEYSIDVVNECKPDEMRTLFESGDWWEPAWDDSILCEIVHRSFAFVVATDSKNRWIGMGRIISDGVSDAYLQDIVVLPEWRGKGIGTALVKKLMLICTHANLGWIGIIAEPETEFFYRRFGFAKMNGYTPMRYEGSSPLNRF from the coding sequence ATGTCTGATGAGTATTCTATTGACGTGGTCAATGAGTGCAAACCGGATGAAATGAGAACGTTGTTTGAGTCCGGTGACTGGTGGGAACCTGCATGGGATGATTCCATTTTATGTGAGATTGTTCATCGAAGTTTTGCTTTTGTAGTAGCAACAGATTCAAAAAACCGATGGATTGGAATGGGTCGGATAATTTCAGATGGGGTGTCAGATGCCTACCTGCAGGATATCGTGGTGCTTCCTGAATGGCGAGGGAAAGGAATCGGCACCGCTCTGGTGAAAAAACTCATGCTTATCTGTACGCATGCAAATCTTGGCTGGATTGGGATAATAGCCGAACCGGAAACTGAATTTTTTTACCGTCGGTTTGGATTTGCTAAAATGAACGGATATACTCCGATGCGATATGAAGGATCTTCTCCCTTAAACCGGTTTTAA
- a CDS encoding 4Fe-4S binding protein translates to MALRIGCAAAPGQARENKTGSWRVFRPEFDHDTCTSCGMCQLVCPEGCIRSENNEFNPDYDFCKGCGLCAHECPAKAITMETEEK, encoded by the coding sequence ATGGCGCTTCGTATTGGGTGTGCAGCAGCACCAGGTCAGGCCCGGGAGAATAAAACCGGATCTTGGCGTGTATTTCGTCCGGAATTTGATCATGACACGTGTACATCCTGTGGGATGTGTCAGCTGGTCTGTCCTGAAGGGTGCATTCGCTCTGAAAATAATGAATTCAACCCTGACTATGATTTCTGTAAAGGATGCGGGCTCTGTGCCCATGAATGCCCGGCAAAAGCAATCACCATGGAAACGGAGGAGAAATAG
- a CDS encoding pyruvate ferredoxin oxidoreductase subunit gamma, whose protein sequence is MRELRIHGRGGQGSVTAAELIAVAAFKSGVFSQAFPAFGVERRGAPVQAFVRFSDEKIRLRSQVYEPDYVIVQDSTLIKDVNVFSGMKKGGIILINTKGEIHGTIPEGVRFIPIDATRLALDVLGVPITNTTLMGAFAAASGEISLEALEEAVRERFSGSLADKNVAASRAAYDLIKGGA, encoded by the coding sequence TTGAGAGAGTTACGGATCCATGGGAGAGGTGGTCAGGGCTCGGTTACTGCAGCCGAGCTGATCGCCGTCGCAGCCTTTAAGAGCGGAGTATTCTCGCAAGCCTTTCCGGCATTCGGAGTGGAAAGGCGGGGTGCCCCGGTCCAGGCATTTGTCAGGTTCTCGGATGAAAAGATCCGGCTCAGGAGCCAGGTTTATGAACCGGACTATGTCATTGTGCAGGACAGTACGCTGATTAAGGATGTCAATGTCTTTTCTGGCATGAAGAAGGGTGGCATTATCCTCATTAATACCAAGGGGGAGATACATGGCACTATTCCGGAAGGTGTCAGATTTATTCCGATAGATGCTACCCGCCTCGCGCTAGATGTCCTTGGTGTTCCGATCACGAACACGACCCTGATGGGAGCATTTGCAGCAGCATCCGGCGAGATTAGTCTGGAGGCACTGGAAGAAGCTGTCCGTGAACGATTCTCCGGTAGTCTGGCAGACAAGAATGTCGCAGCAAGCCGGGCAGCATATGACCTGATCAAGGGAGGTGCCTGA
- a CDS encoding DUF368 domain-containing protein — MKPIQTRMQIRTFLTEYLPVLVKGILMGICDIIPGVSGGTVAFITGIYGRLIAGIANISPNIIIDLIRWDLPSFRSKLEQMDIVFLIVLACGIGSAFLLASRVMLWLLHEYPVQTNGFFFGLILASSVLLFAPLPRRYPGSFIFLIIGIVLGLGIVMLNPSSLGHSYPILFLTGFIALCAMILPGISGAYITLIMNQYEYLLNAIKTLSLPDIGAYLIGGVLGILTFTRLLKYLLKYYHDLIVAILTGLMLGSSKLLFDRATETTPIGIDLMVSVILGILVVGLFQYTQTYMNKRSIEKL; from the coding sequence ATGAAACCTATTCAGACACGCATGCAGATCAGAACATTTCTAACTGAGTATCTTCCGGTACTGGTGAAAGGCATCCTGATGGGAATCTGTGACATTATACCAGGAGTATCTGGTGGCACAGTCGCTTTCATCACCGGAATATATGGACGTCTTATCGCAGGAATAGCAAATATTTCTCCCAACATTATCATTGATCTTATCAGGTGGGATCTGCCTTCCTTCAGATCAAAATTGGAACAAATGGATATTGTGTTTCTTATTGTTCTTGCCTGTGGCATTGGATCAGCATTTCTGCTGGCATCACGGGTAATGCTCTGGCTGCTTCATGAGTATCCGGTTCAGACAAACGGTTTTTTCTTTGGTCTTATTCTTGCATCATCAGTCCTGTTGTTTGCTCCACTTCCCCGCCGTTATCCGGGCAGTTTTATCTTTCTTATTATTGGTATTGTCCTCGGGCTTGGTATTGTCATGCTTAATCCCTCATCCCTGGGGCATTCGTACCCTATTCTGTTCCTTACCGGATTTATCGCCCTTTGTGCGATGATTCTCCCCGGAATCTCCGGAGCATACATCACTCTCATTATGAACCAGTATGAATATCTGCTCAATGCCATCAAAACCCTCTCTTTGCCTGATATCGGAGCGTATCTCATTGGAGGAGTACTGGGGATTCTGACCTTTACCCGGCTTCTTAAATATCTGCTGAAGTATTATCATGACCTGATCGTTGCGATCCTGACTGGTCTTATGCTGGGATCATCCAAACTTCTCTTTGATCGGGCAACAGAAACAACACCAATCGGGATCGATCTCATGGTGAGTGTCATTCTGGGTATTCTGGTTGTTGGCCTGTTCCAATATACTCAGACTTATATGAATAAACGAAGTATAGAAAAATTATGA
- a CDS encoding thiamine pyrophosphate-dependent enzyme: protein MADRTLELVDCGHRACGGCGPAFAARLILKGAGERSIVCASTGCMEVFSTPYPQTAWKVPWVHSLFQNTAAVASGVEAALKRQGRDEHVLCICGDGATFDIGVLCISGAFERGHNITYICYDNEAYMNTGIQRSGATPFDASTTTSPAGKKSFGNTRPKKDMPQILAAHGAPYVATCSIAYPNDVIKKVERAVNTDGPCYIQIHTPCCTGWGFDGSKTIELGKLAIETGLWVNYEIVNGKVEKAKKVKRKPVEDYLRVQKRFAHLFKPSVNAEEIAKIQAIADANAEKYGIDLKI from the coding sequence ATGGCTGACAGAACCCTTGAACTGGTTGACTGTGGCCACCGTGCCTGTGGTGGGTGTGGTCCGGCGTTTGCAGCACGGCTAATATTAAAGGGAGCCGGTGAACGATCCATTGTCTGTGCATCAACCGGGTGTATGGAAGTATTTTCAACTCCATATCCGCAGACTGCCTGGAAGGTTCCCTGGGTCCATTCCTTATTCCAGAACACAGCAGCAGTAGCATCTGGTGTTGAAGCTGCACTCAAGAGACAGGGCCGGGATGAACATGTCCTGTGTATCTGTGGTGACGGGGCTACCTTTGACATTGGGGTGCTCTGTATCAGTGGAGCATTTGAACGTGGTCATAACATCACATACATCTGTTATGACAATGAGGCATACATGAACACCGGTATCCAGCGTTCAGGAGCCACTCCCTTTGATGCCAGCACAACAACCTCTCCGGCAGGAAAGAAGAGCTTTGGAAATACACGGCCCAAAAAGGATATGCCACAAATCCTCGCGGCTCATGGTGCACCATATGTTGCAACCTGCTCTATTGCTTACCCGAATGATGTCATCAAAAAGGTTGAGCGGGCAGTAAATACCGATGGACCATGTTATATTCAGATTCACACCCCTTGTTGCACGGGTTGGGGATTTGATGGATCTAAAACCATTGAACTTGGAAAACTAGCCATTGAAACCGGACTCTGGGTTAACTATGAGATTGTCAATGGTAAAGTTGAAAAGGCAAAGAAGGTAAAAAGGAAACCGGTAGAGGATTACTTACGGGTTCAGAAGCGGTTTGCCCATCTCTTCAAACCCTCAGTAAATGCAGAAGAGATTGCAAAAATTCAGGCAATCGCTGATGCAAACGCAGAAAAATACGGCATCGATCTTAAAATCTGA
- a CDS encoding histidine kinase dimerization/phosphoacceptor domain -containing protein, with protein sequence MDSGSTGIIQSQVVTIIPILFVDDNRELANIFQFYLEKTGLFTVHVCLDGDDALEFLNGNEVQAIVSDYDMPEMDGITLLRQVRNLHPQLPFIMLTGNDSKEIAIEALNAGADFYQNKGEDLEIQVLDLSHKITILVEKARAEAAIQRKDRILEVIGHTAGRLLKGENFYAEMMVTLRDICQVTSAVGAFIGNPIQHGEELPGDVPNVVTWWTGEGMHNGTYPKDIRNLFSDLAIATSKHWDKDEHFILTSGTETSPSEQQVLDTLNITSVVFLPVSSGNERWGFLSLFYKESKIHLSDPELYAFSMLTKLAGAARYRAYMEEYFKNPVEKSLVGVFLIKNNRFIYINPRFSTIFGYSRTDIIRSKSLPGLFEEEDVELVMTTLSDIQSGWRENGHLEVKARHRDGSLIYLELYVTMFRCNDSPCLIGNCLDITARKEAEEKARASEELLKQNMLTSLHEKETLLREIHHRVKNNMQIIASLLRLSGFKSGNPEVHDIIRDCRNRIFSMTSIHEKLYETDDLVRVPLGSYIRDIGNRIILEFEMEEGRISYVVQEDEPVLVDINTGIPIGLIMNELITNSIKHAFPVDGKGSIEVSLSSDNGCKRIRYHDTGVGLPIDFHSKKHTSLGIELIHNLTHQIMGTVSFTSGSGMTCVLSFPVQHRVTSFN encoded by the coding sequence ATGGACTCGGGGAGTACCGGTATAATTCAGTCGCAGGTGGTCACAATCATCCCAATACTTTTTGTCGATGACAACCGTGAATTAGCAAACATATTCCAGTTTTATCTGGAGAAGACCGGTCTTTTTACGGTCCATGTATGTCTGGACGGGGATGATGCCCTCGAATTTTTAAATGGTAATGAAGTACAGGCAATTGTATCAGACTATGATATGCCTGAAATGGATGGGATCACCCTTCTTCGACAGGTCAGGAATTTACATCCTCAGCTTCCGTTCATTATGCTGACCGGTAATGACAGCAAGGAGATTGCCATTGAAGCATTAAACGCAGGGGCGGATTTTTACCAGAACAAGGGCGAGGATTTGGAAATCCAGGTACTTGACCTGTCACATAAAATTACTATCCTTGTCGAGAAAGCCCGTGCTGAAGCTGCTATCCAGAGAAAAGATCGGATTCTTGAAGTCATCGGTCACACGGCAGGAAGACTTCTGAAAGGTGAGAACTTCTATGCAGAGATGATGGTAACTCTTCGAGATATCTGCCAGGTTACCAGTGCAGTCGGAGCATTTATTGGTAATCCCATACAGCATGGTGAGGAATTGCCTGGTGATGTGCCGAATGTTGTTACCTGGTGGACCGGAGAAGGTATGCATAATGGAACATATCCCAAGGATATTCGCAATCTCTTTTCTGATCTTGCCATTGCGACGAGTAAACATTGGGATAAGGATGAACATTTTATTCTGACATCCGGAACTGAAACATCACCATCAGAGCAACAGGTACTTGATACATTAAACATTACCTCTGTGGTGTTTCTCCCGGTTTCATCAGGAAATGAACGATGGGGATTTTTATCTCTGTTTTATAAAGAATCAAAAATCCATCTCTCCGATCCAGAACTCTACGCATTTTCCATGCTTACCAAACTTGCCGGTGCAGCCCGATACCGGGCATACATGGAAGAGTATTTTAAAAATCCTGTTGAAAAATCCCTTGTCGGAGTATTTCTCATAAAGAATAACCGGTTTATTTATATTAATCCCCGGTTCTCAACAATATTCGGGTATTCCAGAACGGATATTATCAGGTCAAAATCTCTTCCCGGACTCTTTGAAGAGGAGGATGTAGAACTGGTCATGACAACCCTTTCAGACATTCAGTCCGGCTGGAGAGAAAACGGGCATCTGGAAGTAAAAGCAAGGCACCGGGATGGCTCTCTCATATATCTTGAACTCTATGTGACCATGTTCAGGTGCAATGATTCCCCCTGTCTTATAGGGAATTGCCTCGATATCACCGCCAGGAAGGAAGCAGAAGAAAAAGCACGGGCAAGTGAGGAACTCTTAAAGCAAAATATGCTTACTTCACTTCATGAGAAGGAGACACTCCTTCGGGAGATCCATCACCGGGTCAAGAATAATATGCAGATAATCGCAAGTCTGCTTCGGCTTTCCGGATTTAAAAGTGGGAATCCTGAAGTGCATGACATTATTCGTGACTGCAGAAACCGTATCTTTTCAATGACTTCTATCCATGAAAAATTATATGAAACTGATGACCTGGTCAGGGTTCCTCTTGGAAGTTATATCCGTGACATCGGAAACCGCATAATACTTGAGTTTGAAATGGAAGAGGGACGCATTTCATATGTAGTTCAGGAAGACGAACCTGTTCTTGTTGATATTAATACCGGAATACCCATCGGTCTTATCATGAATGAACTGATAACAAACAGTATCAAACATGCATTTCCTGTAGATGGAAAGGGAAGCATCGAGGTATCTCTTTCATCGGATAACGGATGTAAAAGGATCAGATACCATGATACCGGGGTTGGCCTTCCCATAGATTTTCACTCAAAGAAGCATACATCCCTGGGAATTGAATTAATTCATAATCTCACTCACCAGATAATGGGAACGGTATCATTCACTTCAGGGTCAGGAATGACCTGTGTGCTTTCATTTCCCGTACAGCACCGGGTTACCTCATTCAATTAG